Proteins encoded together in one Cyanobacterium sp. T60_A2020_053 window:
- a CDS encoding F0F1 ATP synthase subunit A: MELTNINNLLQTNHILAAIEVGEHFYWEIGKYRVHGQVFMVSWFVIGVLLIASIAATRNVQRIPTGFQNFMEYVLDFVRGLTKDQIGEKEYRPWVPFIGTLFLFIFVSNWSGALIPWKLIEIPEGELSAPTVDINTTVAFALLTSLAYFYAGISKKGLGYFADYARPTPIMVPFRAIEDFTRPLSLSFRLFGNILADELAVGVLVFLVPVLIPLPLMVLGLFTSAIQALIFATLAASYIGEALEGHGEEEHE, from the coding sequence ATGGAACTGACAAACATAAACAATCTATTGCAAACTAATCACATCCTAGCAGCTATTGAAGTAGGAGAACATTTTTACTGGGAAATTGGTAAATATCGAGTTCACGGACAAGTATTTATGGTTTCTTGGTTCGTCATCGGTGTTCTGCTCATCGCCTCCATCGCCGCTACTCGCAACGTACAAAGAATCCCCACGGGCTTCCAAAACTTTATGGAATACGTCCTTGACTTTGTGCGGGGTTTAACGAAAGATCAAATCGGTGAAAAAGAATATCGCCCTTGGGTGCCTTTCATCGGTACTTTATTTTTATTTATTTTCGTGTCCAACTGGTCAGGTGCGTTAATCCCTTGGAAATTGATCGAAATTCCTGAAGGAGAATTATCAGCGCCCACCGTCGATATTAATACTACTGTAGCTTTTGCCCTCTTAACCTCCCTCGCTTATTTCTATGCAGGAATTAGCAAAAAAGGTTTAGGTTATTTCGCAGACTACGCTAGACCAACACCCATCATGGTACCCTTTAGGGCTATTGAAGACTTCACTCGTCCCCTTTCCCTGAGTTTCCGTTTATTCGGTAACATCTTAGCGGATGAATTGGCAGTGGGTGTATTAGTATTTCTCGTGCCAGTGTTGATTCCTTTACCTTTGATGGTTTTAGGACTATTTACCAGCGCCATTCAAGCCTTAATTTTTGCAACCTTAGCAGCATCCTACATCGGAGAAGCCTTAGAAGGACATGGCGAAGAAGAACACGAATAG
- the atpE gene encoding ATP synthase F0 subunit C, whose protein sequence is MMDVQAASVIAAALAVGLAAIGPGIGQGSAAGQAVEGIARQPEAEGKIRGTLLLSLAFMEALTIYGLVVALVLLFANPFA, encoded by the coding sequence ATTATGGACGTTCAAGCAGCATCAGTAATCGCAGCAGCTTTAGCAGTAGGTTTAGCAGCAATCGGACCCGGTATTGGTCAAGGTAGTGCAGCAGGTCAAGCGGTAGAAGGTATCGCTCGTCAGCCTGAAGCTGAAGGCAAAATCAGAGGTACTTTATTATTAAGTTTGGCTTTCATGGAAGCGTTAACTATTTATGGTTTAGTAGTAGCTTTAGTATTATTATTCGCTAATCCTTTCGCATAA
- a CDS encoding F0F1 ATP synthase subunit B', with translation MTQWILLAAETAEGGLFDINATLPLMAIQFLLLAVILNALFYKPLGQAIDERASYVQGQLSQAKEKKQQSLALVAQYEQELKEVRKQSQEIIAEAQTEAQKIVSEETQKTQQEVIAERQKASEQIEAERANAMQSLEQQIQALSRQILEKVVGAEFLA, from the coding sequence ATGACACAATGGATTTTATTGGCGGCTGAAACCGCAGAAGGGGGTTTATTTGATATTAACGCTACCTTGCCTCTTATGGCAATTCAGTTCTTACTGTTAGCAGTTATACTCAATGCCCTTTTTTACAAACCTTTAGGACAAGCCATTGACGAGAGAGCAAGTTATGTTCAAGGTCAATTAAGTCAAGCTAAAGAGAAGAAACAACAATCTTTAGCGCTTGTCGCCCAATACGAGCAGGAATTGAAAGAAGTCCGCAAACAATCCCAAGAAATTATTGCCGAGGCTCAAACAGAAGCTCAAAAAATTGTTTCTGAGGAAACCCAAAAGACACAGCAAGAAGTAATTGCAGAACGTCAAAAGGCATCAGAACAAATTGAAGCAGAAAGAGCTAACGCTATGCAGTCTTTAGAGCAACAAATTCAAGCTCTCAGTCGGCAAATTTTAGAGAAGGTGGTGGGCGCTGAGTTTCTTGCTTAA
- a CDS encoding F0F1 ATP synthase subunit B, with protein MVTLFYLATESAEGGFGLSSDILGSNLINLIIVIGLLVVYGGKFVSNLLTERRNKIAEEIQEAEAQAQAAAKALAQGKENLNQAQEKAKQIISDAKATAEKVRAEILAQGQKDVQRMKATAVQELDSERGKVVNELRRTIAVLALEKAEQQLKDTLTDEVQGKIISRAVDQLGG; from the coding sequence ATGGTGACTTTATTCTATCTAGCCACTGAATCAGCAGAGGGTGGATTTGGTTTAAGTTCAGACATTCTAGGCTCTAACCTAATTAACTTAATTATTGTAATTGGTTTATTAGTTGTTTATGGTGGTAAATTCGTCAGTAATTTATTAACGGAAAGACGTAATAAAATTGCTGAGGAAATCCAAGAGGCAGAAGCTCAAGCCCAAGCCGCCGCCAAAGCCTTAGCGCAAGGAAAAGAAAACTTAAATCAAGCTCAAGAAAAGGCAAAACAAATTATCAGTGATGCCAAAGCTACTGCTGAGAAAGTAAGAGCTGAAATTTTGGCTCAAGGTCAAAAAGATGTTCAAAGAATGAAAGCTACAGCCGTTCAGGAGTTAGACTCCGAAAGAGGAAAAGTAGTGAACGAATTAAGAAGAACTATTGCTGTTTTAGCCCTTGAAAAAGCAGAACAACAATTAAAAGATACCTTAACTGATGAGGTACAAGGGAAAATTATCAGTCGTGCCGTTGACCAGTTAGGAGGTTAG
- a CDS encoding F0F1 ATP synthase subunit delta yields MQNSAVTAEVVEPYAEALMSLAKEGNITDSIGDDVRSLMNLLKDSPELSTFFASPTVKAEEKKAVIKSIAGEQINPFLLNFLLLLVDRRRITFAQGIFAKYLEILRQLNNIVLAEVTSAVRLYEGEAERLTEKVKTLTGATGVEIETRIDPDIIGGVIIKVGSQVYDASLRGQLRRISLGMIGAN; encoded by the coding sequence ATGCAAAATAGCGCTGTTACCGCCGAAGTGGTAGAGCCGTATGCGGAAGCCTTGATGTCTCTAGCTAAAGAAGGAAACATCACTGATAGTATCGGTGATGATGTGCGTAGTTTGATGAATTTGTTAAAAGATTCTCCTGAATTAAGCACTTTTTTTGCTAGTCCTACGGTTAAAGCTGAAGAAAAAAAAGCAGTTATTAAGAGTATAGCTGGTGAGCAAATTAATCCTTTTTTGCTCAATTTTTTATTATTATTGGTTGATCGAAGACGAATTACTTTCGCTCAAGGTATTTTTGCTAAATACTTAGAGATTTTGCGTCAACTTAATAATATTGTTTTAGCTGAAGTTACCTCAGCAGTGAGGTTATATGAAGGTGAGGCAGAGAGATTGACTGAGAAAGTAAAAACGCTGACGGGCGCTACAGGGGTAGAAATTGAAACCAGAATCGATCCTGATATTATTGGCGGTGTCATTATTAAAGTTGGTTCTCAGGTCTATGATGCCAGTTTAAGAGGACAATTACGCCGAATTAGTCTAGGTATGATTGGTGCTAATTAA
- the atpA gene encoding F0F1 ATP synthase subunit alpha, whose amino-acid sequence MINIRPDEIANIIRQQIESYDQQVQVSNVGTVLQVGDGIARVYGLDKVMAGELVEFEDGTVGIALNLEEDNVGVVLMGDGIQIQEGSNVQATGKIAQIPVGEALVGRVLDALARPIDGKGDLDTTETRLIESNAPGIVDRKSVCEPMQTGITAIDAMIPVGRGQRELIIGDRQTGKTAIAVDTIINQKEEDVICVYVAVGQKASTVANVVDTLREKGALDYTVVVAANANDPATLQYLAPYTGAAIAEYFMYKGKATLVIYDDLSKQAQAYRQMSLLLRRPPGREAYPGDVFYLHSRLLERAAKLSDELGGGSMTALPIIETQAGDVSAYIPTNVISITDGQIFLSSDLFNAGFRPAINAGISVSRVGSAAQIKAMKQVAGKLKLELAQFAELEAFSQFASDLDAATQAQLAKGQRLRQLLKQAENAPLAVWEQVAQVYSGINGLLDDIAVDQVVEFVLSLRQYIKNSKPRFVEIINAEKKLTDEAETLLKEAITEAKQAFSA is encoded by the coding sequence ATGATCAACATTAGACCAGACGAAATTGCTAATATTATTCGCCAACAGATTGAATCTTATGATCAACAGGTTCAAGTTTCCAATGTTGGGACTGTATTACAGGTAGGTGACGGCATTGCTCGTGTTTATGGCTTGGATAAAGTCATGGCCGGTGAATTGGTAGAATTTGAAGATGGTACTGTAGGTATCGCTCTTAACCTCGAAGAAGATAACGTCGGGGTGGTATTAATGGGTGACGGTATCCAAATTCAAGAAGGTAGCAACGTTCAAGCTACTGGTAAAATTGCTCAAATTCCCGTGGGTGAAGCCTTAGTGGGTCGAGTATTAGACGCTTTAGCGCGCCCCATCGATGGCAAAGGTGATTTAGATACCACTGAAACTCGTTTAATCGAGTCTAATGCTCCCGGCATCGTGGATCGTAAATCTGTGTGTGAACCGATGCAAACGGGCATCACAGCTATCGATGCGATGATTCCCGTAGGACGTGGACAACGTGAGCTTATCATTGGCGACCGTCAAACTGGTAAAACCGCTATTGCTGTGGATACCATCATCAACCAAAAAGAAGAAGATGTAATCTGTGTGTATGTAGCGGTAGGACAAAAGGCTTCTACGGTTGCTAACGTGGTGGATACGTTAAGGGAGAAGGGCGCTTTAGATTACACCGTAGTGGTAGCTGCTAATGCTAACGATCCTGCTACTTTACAATATCTCGCCCCTTATACTGGTGCAGCTATCGCTGAATACTTCATGTATAAAGGCAAAGCTACTCTGGTAATTTACGATGACTTGTCCAAACAAGCTCAGGCTTACCGTCAAATGTCCTTGTTGTTACGCCGTCCCCCCGGACGTGAGGCTTATCCCGGCGACGTATTTTATTTACACTCCCGTTTGTTAGAAAGAGCCGCTAAATTAAGTGATGAGTTAGGCGGTGGTAGTATGACTGCACTACCGATTATTGAAACCCAAGCTGGTGACGTATCTGCTTATATTCCCACCAACGTAATCTCTATTACTGATGGTCAAATTTTCTTATCTTCTGACTTGTTTAACGCTGGTTTCCGCCCTGCCATCAACGCTGGTATCTCTGTATCCCGTGTAGGTTCTGCGGCACAAATTAAGGCAATGAAACAGGTTGCTGGTAAATTAAAATTAGAATTGGCTCAGTTTGCTGAGTTGGAAGCCTTCTCTCAATTTGCTTCTGATTTAGACGCAGCAACCCAAGCTCAATTAGCTAAAGGTCAAAGATTACGCCAGTTATTGAAACAGGCGGAAAATGCTCCTTTGGCGGTATGGGAACAGGTAGCGCAGGTTTACAGTGGCATCAATGGTTTATTAGATGATATTGCGGTGGATCAAGTCGTTGAGTTTGTTTTGAGTTTGAGACAATACATCAAAAACAGCAAACCCCGATTTGTGGAAATCATTAATGCTGAGAAAAAATTAACTGATGAGGCAGAAACGCTTTTAAAAGAAGCTATCACCGAAGCTAAACAGGCTTTTTCTGCTTAA
- a CDS encoding F0F1 ATP synthase subunit gamma: protein MSNLKAIRDRIDSVKNTKKITEAMRLVAAAKVRRAQEQVTATRPFADALAQVLYGLQGRLRNEDVDLPLLQQREVKTVALLVVTGDRGLCGSYNSSIIKKAEQRAAELKAQGLNYTFLTVGKKASQYFQRREEPITQKYFGLEQIPTANDSGKIADELLSQFFSENVDRVELIYTRFVSLISSKPVIQTLLPLTPQGLEVQDDEIFRLIVRGGTFAVEREAVSTQKTDFPKDMIFEQNPVQILDSLLPLYINNQLLRGLQEAAASELAARMTAMNNASQNASDLMKTLTLSYNKARQASITQQILEVVSGANALG, encoded by the coding sequence ATGTCCAATTTAAAAGCCATTCGAGATCGTATTGACTCGGTAAAAAATACGAAAAAGATTACGGAAGCCATGCGTTTAGTAGCGGCGGCTAAAGTGCGGAGGGCGCAGGAACAAGTTACCGCAACTCGTCCTTTTGCTGATGCTTTAGCTCAAGTTTTATACGGGTTGCAAGGGCGCTTACGCAATGAAGATGTGGATTTACCTTTGTTACAACAAAGAGAAGTTAAAACCGTTGCTTTGTTAGTAGTGACGGGAGATCGTGGTTTGTGCGGTAGCTACAATTCCAGTATTATCAAAAAAGCTGAACAGCGCGCGGCGGAATTGAAAGCACAGGGGCTTAATTACACTTTTTTAACGGTAGGTAAAAAAGCATCCCAGTATTTTCAGCGCCGAGAAGAACCTATTACGCAAAAATATTTTGGTTTAGAGCAAATTCCCACGGCGAATGATTCTGGCAAAATTGCTGATGAGTTATTATCGCAATTCTTCTCAGAAAATGTGGATAGGGTAGAGTTAATTTATACTCGTTTTGTGTCTTTAATTAGTTCTAAACCTGTGATTCAAACTCTTTTACCTCTTACTCCCCAAGGTTTAGAGGTTCAGGATGATGAAATTTTCCGTTTAATTGTGCGTGGTGGCACTTTTGCGGTGGAAAGAGAAGCGGTATCAACCCAAAAAACTGATTTTCCTAAAGATATGATTTTTGAACAAAATCCTGTGCAAATTCTTGATTCTCTTTTACCTTTATACATCAATAATCAATTATTGCGCGGTTTACAAGAGGCGGCGGCTAGTGAGTTGGCGGCACGGATGACGGCAATGAATAATGCTAGTCAAAATGCTAGTGATTTGATGAAGACTCTTACTTTATCTTATAACAAGGCTCGTCAGGCTTCTATTACTCAGCAAATTCTTGAGGTTGTTTCTGGTGCCAACGCGCTGGGTTAG
- a CDS encoding type II toxin-antitoxin system Phd/YefM family antitoxin: MTTINLQEAKKQLDILLENALNGEEVIITEDNEPVLKLTLLRSKTPRKPGSAKGKILISQDFDSPLTDFKDYM; the protein is encoded by the coding sequence ATGACTACTATTAATCTTCAAGAAGCAAAAAAACAGTTAGATATTTTGTTAGAAAATGCGCTCAATGGAGAGGAAGTAATTATCACAGAAGATAATGAACCAGTCTTAAAATTAACTCTTCTTAGATCAAAAACACCAAGAAAACCGGGGAGTGCCAAGGGGAAAATTTTGATTTCTCAAGATTTTGATTCTCCATTGACAGATTTTAAGGATTATATGTAA
- a CDS encoding type II toxin-antitoxin system VapC family toxin, whose amino-acid sequence MKIIIDTHIFLWYVTDDNKLSDNSKKIINQRENIIYLIQASIWEMAIKYSQEKLNFDSPFLEFINQQIKINSFEILSFNLLHFEQVTKLPFHHRDPFDRMIISQAMVEKIPLISYDSLFNCYDIKLIK is encoded by the coding sequence ATGAAAATAATCATTGATACTCATATTTTTCTTTGGTATGTAACTGATGATAATAAACTAAGCGATAATTCTAAAAAAATTATTAATCAAAGAGAGAATATTATTTATTTGATTCAGGCTAGTATTTGGGAAATGGCAATAAAATATAGTCAGGAAAAACTTAATTTTGACTCCCCTTTTTTAGAATTTATTAACCAACAAATTAAAATTAATAGTTTTGAAATTTTGAGTTTTAATTTATTACATTTTGAACAAGTGACAAAACTGCCTTTTCATCATCGAGACCCATTTGATCGTATGATTATTTCTCAAGCTATGGTCGAAAAAATTCCCTTGATTAGTTATGATTCTCTGTTTAATTGTTATGATATTAAGCTAATCAAATAA
- a CDS encoding DUF3769 domain-containing protein: protein MPTVTENQLTDFRSLTEISSVSNPAPSTATEIVRLITTTKEGKQYRIDFDTQSQDWQMVQDSPTITIEEVLNVVEITADEQEYLDQNRVINAKGNVTIRFANGILTANEVQVNLNTRIAVATGDVTLERGEQILKGEKFEYYFVQNQGVITQARGVINQTTLEQDVDFDLEGEGAIGFRPQPQANQPITQVRSIDGINFVLGSTDDISVLQRRLGTPFIESGGKVTKLRFEADTVEFDGENWTAKGISITNDPFSPPDIEVRADSARLENIAPQRDKLTTTNSRVVFEQGLTAPLFFNELIFSPRRRRPFLFSFGFDGEDLGGLYFERDFNLYDENNIVLSITPQFLIQRALYPDSIRDENIPNPDDNGGILNPSSFGLVVKLDWAFDERTELISTVNVTGLDLSNIGNRLRGNSTIEHKIGNLNNPYTLTGSFSSRERLFNGSLGFQTVEQSIGAVITSPLIRLDGGRYGFTYQGGIQNITADTDRPELLSNNNEDRLTNLTRSQVAGIINGSIPLWQGEALPPTPDSGLKYTPAPITPFLNFTTGLTAVASHYSSSDLQTSIIGTVGLQGQIGNFSRQYFDYTGFNVSYSQGFGDGNSPFLFDRFADNRVLSMGLSQQFYGPVRGGVQTYLNLDSGDTISTDYILEYSRRSYGVLLRYNPILEIGSINFRLSNFNWSGDTQPFQPESSP, encoded by the coding sequence TTGCCTACCGTAACAGAAAATCAATTAACTGATTTTAGAAGTTTAACGGAAATCTCCTCTGTGAGTAACCCAGCGCCCTCCACCGCTACAGAAATTGTCAGATTAATTACCACCACCAAGGAAGGTAAACAATATCGCATTGATTTTGATACCCAATCACAAGATTGGCAGATGGTGCAAGACTCTCCCACCATTACCATCGAAGAAGTTTTAAATGTAGTAGAAATTACCGCCGATGAGCAGGAATACTTAGATCAAAATCGGGTCATCAATGCCAAAGGAAATGTTACCATCCGTTTTGCCAATGGAATATTAACTGCTAATGAGGTACAAGTTAACCTTAATACTCGCATCGCCGTAGCCACAGGGGATGTCACCCTCGAAAGGGGAGAACAAATTCTCAAAGGAGAAAAATTTGAATACTATTTCGTGCAGAATCAAGGGGTAATCACCCAAGCCCGTGGCGTTATTAACCAAACTACTTTAGAACAAGACGTGGATTTTGACCTTGAGGGGGAGGGCGCTATTGGTTTTCGACCTCAACCCCAAGCTAATCAACCCATTACCCAAGTGCGCTCTATCGATGGCATTAATTTTGTTTTAGGTAGTACAGATGATATTTCTGTGTTACAAAGACGATTAGGAACACCTTTCATTGAAAGTGGGGGAAAGGTGACTAAGTTAAGATTTGAAGCAGACACAGTGGAATTTGACGGGGAAAATTGGACAGCAAAAGGTATTAGCATTACCAATGATCCCTTTTCGCCTCCAGATATAGAAGTTCGGGCAGACAGCGCCCGTCTGGAGAACATTGCTCCACAACGGGATAAATTAACAACAACTAATTCTAGGGTAGTATTTGAACAAGGTTTGACTGCTCCTTTATTTTTTAATGAATTAATTTTTAGCCCCCGTCGTCGCCGCCCTTTTTTGTTTTCCTTTGGCTTTGACGGAGAAGACTTAGGAGGTTTATATTTCGAGCGAGATTTCAACCTCTACGATGAGAATAATATTGTTCTTAGTATCACTCCACAATTTTTAATTCAACGAGCTTTATATCCTGACTCCATCCGAGATGAAAATATCCCCAATCCTGATGATAATGGTGGCATCCTCAACCCCTCCAGTTTTGGTTTGGTAGTTAAATTAGATTGGGCATTTGACGAGCGCACGGAGTTAATTTCTACCGTTAATGTCACGGGATTAGATTTAAGTAATATTGGCAACCGTTTGCGTGGTAATAGTACCATAGAACATAAAATCGGTAATCTTAATAATCCCTACACCTTAACAGGCTCATTCAGCAGTCGAGAACGGCTTTTTAACGGCTCTTTGGGCTTTCAAACCGTTGAACAAAGTATCGGTGCAGTTATTACCTCCCCCTTGATTCGCCTCGATGGAGGGCGCTATGGTTTTACCTATCAAGGGGGCATTCAAAATATAACTGCCGACACCGATCGCCCAGAATTACTAAGTAACAACAATGAAGATCGCCTGACTAATTTAACTCGAAGCCAAGTGGCGGGAATTATTAACGGTAGTATACCCCTTTGGCAAGGAGAAGCCTTACCTCCAACTCCTGATAGTGGCTTAAAATATACCCCAGCGCCCATCACCCCATTTTTAAACTTTACCACCGGTTTAACCGCCGTTGCTAGTCATTACAGTAGCTCAGACTTACAGACATCGATTATTGGTACAGTGGGTTTACAAGGACAAATTGGTAATTTTTCTCGTCAGTATTTCGACTATACTGGCTTTAATGTGAGCTATAGTCAGGGCTTCGGTGATGGTAACTCCCCATTTCTATTTGATCGCTTTGCTGATAATCGAGTTTTAAGCATGGGTTTAAGTCAACAATTTTACGGTCCCGTGCGGGGAGGAGTACAAACATATTTAAACCTTGACAGTGGTGACACCATTAGCACTGATTATATTTTAGAATATAGTCGCCGTTCCTATGGTGTTTTGTTACGCTATAATCCCATTTTAGAAATCGGCTCTATTAATTTTCGTCTTAGTAATTTTAACTGGAGTGGTGATACTCAACCTTTTCAGCCTGAAAGCTCACCATAA
- a CDS encoding S-layer homology domain-containing protein produces the protein MYKQTTSLILALALGSTATIPLVESFINPAPVTAQTPARQFNDVSDNHWANQFITALVSRGVIAGFPDGTFKPEAPVTRAQFAAMVQKAMTKNNIRSAPRFQDVASNYWANDAISRAYSMGFLSGYPGDVFRPEQNIPREQVLVSLANGLNYSATNDVNTVVGFYNDNGSISNFARAPIAAATEKKIVVNYPSPQQLNPQRNATRAEVAALIYQGLLSQGQVSQINSPYIVTQLPVSNNNNLMAGTQIPVSYRADKILITKQETAPITLKVSQNVVNSQGSVLIPRDSEVKGELRPTENGTRFIAQQLILTNGRTYTINASSQVITETESVARGTDTGNLLKNAALGTAAAAAISAVTGDRAIATEELLIGTGGGILATLIPQFLGMNRVDLLVIRPETDLNVTLNQPLVIN, from the coding sequence ATGTATAAGCAAACGACATCTTTAATTTTAGCCTTAGCGTTAGGCTCAACTGCTACCATTCCCCTAGTAGAAAGTTTTATTAATCCAGCGCCCGTCACCGCCCAAACACCAGCAAGACAATTTAATGATGTTTCTGATAACCATTGGGCAAATCAATTTATTACAGCTTTAGTGAGTAGAGGGGTAATTGCTGGTTTTCCTGATGGTACATTTAAACCAGAAGCGCCCGTCACCAGAGCGCAATTCGCCGCCATGGTGCAAAAAGCCATGACGAAAAATAACATTCGTAGCGCCCCTCGCTTCCAAGACGTAGCTAGTAACTATTGGGCGAATGATGCCATTAGTCGTGCTTATAGTATGGGTTTCTTGTCTGGTTATCCGGGAGACGTTTTCCGCCCTGAACAAAATATTCCCAGAGAACAAGTCTTAGTATCCCTTGCTAACGGTTTAAACTATAGTGCTACCAATGATGTTAATACAGTGGTGGGTTTTTATAACGATAATGGTAGTATCTCTAACTTTGCCAGAGCGCCCATCGCCGCAGCCACAGAGAAAAAAATAGTCGTAAATTATCCTAGTCCTCAGCAATTAAACCCCCAACGTAATGCCACAAGGGCAGAAGTGGCTGCTCTTATTTATCAAGGTTTACTATCTCAAGGGCAAGTTAGCCAAATCAATTCTCCTTATATTGTTACCCAATTACCTGTCAGTAATAATAATAATCTTATGGCGGGAACTCAAATTCCTGTCAGTTACCGCGCCGATAAAATTTTAATTACCAAACAAGAAACTGCACCCATTACCCTCAAGGTTTCCCAAAATGTTGTTAATAGTCAGGGTAGTGTTTTAATTCCCAGAGATAGCGAAGTCAAGGGAGAATTACGCCCCACAGAAAACGGTACTCGTTTCATTGCTCAACAATTAATATTGACCAACGGGCGCACTTACACCATCAACGCATCTTCTCAAGTAATTACCGAGACTGAAAGCGTTGCCAGAGGCACAGATACTGGTAATTTGTTGAAAAATGCAGCTTTAGGCACAGCAGCAGCAGCAGCCATTTCAGCCGTAACAGGAGACCGTGCCATTGCCACAGAAGAACTTTTAATCGGTACTGGTGGTGGAATTTTAGCCACTTTAATTCCGCAGTTTTTAGGCATGAATCGGGTTGATTTATTGGTTATTCGTCCGGAAACTGATCTTAATGTTACGCTCAATCAACCTTTAGTTATTAATTAA